GCAGATTATATATGAAGTTACGTGGTAGGGTGAAATATGGCTTGCTGAAATACTCAGGTCCAATTCCATGGAACCCCAAAATGTTACTTTCTATTTTGCAAATGGAACTTTGTAGATGTGAGTCAGTGAAAGATagtgagatggggagattatcctggataatTATGGTTGGCCCTAGACATCAAAGTGCCCTTTGGGGGcaagcagagggaagcagagggaaattTGAATACAAAAGCAAACGGCAATGTGACAACTGAAGCAGGATGCTgtactgctggctttgaagacggAGGCAGACGCCCTGAGTTAAGGAATGCAAAGAATTCAGctctagaagctggagaaggcaaggaaatggattctacCCTAGAGCTTTCAAAGGTCATGCAATCCTGTCCACAGCTTGGTTTTCGCAGGTGAAACTGATTTCGATTTATGGCctaaaagagaataaatgtgcattgttttaagccaccaagtttgtggcaatttgttaaaGCAGCCAGAGGAAGCTAACACAGGTGAAGAGTAGTCTTGTATAACCTCTTGTCAAGAGCTGACAAACACTCCAAGAAAACTTAGCCTTTTTCACAGACAACAGAACCAACTCTGTGATTGCTTCAATGTAATATTTGATTCTGAAGGACCCAGGAGCTCTTTCTGAAAATCTTGTAAACAGACCTGTCAGAACTGAAccagatttggaaaaaaaattaaaacacatttggTTGTTTTCAGATCCTCTTTTTAACGAACCTTCTGTAGCTTTCTGTGTGCATTCGGGTTTCATCCTTCAACATCATCTGTCACATTCTGAAACAACGTGTCACTTTACTCCAAAACAGAAACACTCTGTTTTAATCggtcaaacaaaaaaaacccatgttCATTATCTTGAAACTCCTAGTGGAGTCtcattcatgtattttaattataactTTTAAGCAAAATCACTTGTATTTTACAGTGAAATATAGGATGAGTAATTGTGAACTTCTTTCATGTTAGCAGATTGGGCAGATTTCACAAAACCACACCTATCCCAACTTTACTTGGCCGCATACTTCCCTTATACAACTTCTCAATGTGGCAAAATGAATAGGTGCATTGGCAGGCTGAAAAATGTAACCTCTTTGTAGCATATACAGATATGAAGCAAAAGTATATGAGCTAAAATTATGCTTATCAGTGTTTCAACACtctatcttaaaaattatctagGCATCTATTGAATGCCCATTAACTCTACCGGTCTAAAGTTAAACATTATCTAGAAATCTTGAAAATTATCTTCAAGCTGATATactatgaattattattatactaTGAATTATTGCTTTGTAGAAAGACAAGATTGTCAACAAAAAAGTTTGTCAAAACAGTGATTCGATTTggttaattataaatttatataattcataATCTTAAACAACATATGTGTAATATTAGTTCATGTGATCAGAAAATTTATAAGCTTAGGAAAAACCTACCTGAGTAGTAAATGTATATTTGTGTTATAGTTAAACTGATGAAAGAGCAAGGGCTTAGTTGTTTTCATTAAATCCAAACTATTAAGCTAAGCCCTGTTTGCCAAAGATTTACTTAAATTAGATGAATTAGATTTCTTAAAATAGTTGTGATTTGGTTTCTGGGAgtatatatattgtttaaatcTAGCTCATTTAAAGTGTCATAGTTCaatttttcaaggaaatttggaaatactcgatttatgtaaataaatatttatctagaAATGCCagttattggggcacctgggtggctctgctcattaagcatctgcctttggctcaggtcacaatcccagtgtcctgggattgagcaggACAGCCCTGtgtccttgggctccctgcttagtggagagtctgctattccctctccctttgccttccttccccatcccctgcttGCACTTGCTCTCTTGCgctctttcaaatagataaataaaatctttaaaaaaaagagaaatgccagTTAGAGCTCCACTAACTTAAGCAACGTTGTGATCTGTTAATATCATCCAGGGGTAAGAAAACATTGTACACTCACACAGAGGTGAAGACCTTTCTGAGTTACACAGAGACATATAGGCACAGAGAAACAGAGCTTATAGCTTCAGTCCTATAATTTCAGCCATGGGTCAAGTATAAACCAGAAACAGAAAATCCTATCAGTCCAGATATCAAAAAACTATTCTCAAAGGGTATGAAATTCTCAATTGATTTGAATCAACAAAGACGAGAAAATgggattctctttttcctttgacCCAACTGAGACTAAGTCTCTGTGGACCCATTTTGAGATATCTCCACATGGTCAGATCCTAAAACCAAATTCTCAACCATTTTTGTTAACAATGGAAATAACTTACTGGCTGTAAGTAAACAAAAATGCaacagaaacacagaagaaaattacaattattaaaaatttaaattagaaaaatgaagtcaaCAAAGTACTGTAGGTACTTTGGATTCACCTAGAAGAAACAAGACACTTCTGGGTATCAACTGAGAATTAGGTACACTTCAGTATCTATGAATTTTTACCTGGGTCTGACAGGTGAACACACTAGGCATATCAATGTGACCTCcaaaacagaagatttttttttttttttttgagagagagagagagagagagagagagagagagagagagagagagagaggagttgggaggactggagggagagagagagtattaagcaggcttcacagagcctgacacagggctcaatctcatcaaCCTGAGATCATAAACTAAGCCAAattcatccaggcacccccagaagatattttcaaacagTAAAATCATGACCAGTACACAGATATGAAATGGAAATGTTAAAAGTTTCTTTTGACTCTTGAGGAATTGGCAGATGTTGTAATCAATTCCAAAGAGAAtctgaagaatataaaaatattgataatatttaaatgtgtaaatgagggaaaattggttttgttttggacCTCTACTGGACAGCATTCAGTATGTCTGTTGGTGACTGACAGTTTATAAAGGGCTGTAAAAGAGCTCAAGACAATGCAAGGCTAAAATCAGATAACTAGGAGTGGAGTATCCTAAAGACAGGGCAGTGTTTACATTGaaacattcatttccttttttatgctaGACTATTAAAGTCAAGTAGAAAGCATTCCCTCATACAGAGGATCCAATCAACAGGGACGCCAGGTTTCTGTCATAGATGTTTCCAGGGCAGTCGTGATGAGGCCCCAGTGACCCCGATGACATCACAATGTGAGTTGTCATAAAGCTGACTCCCAATGACCTCCAGTCACTGACCAGTGCGGCCCACAGTAAGCAGGAGTGAGCACTGGTATCCTGACGGACCAAGGCCAGTGGGATCGTTGGGCTGGGCTGATCAGGGCCAAACGCAGCCACCAACATGTCTGGAGAAAGAGGCCCCGGGCATTCCCGTAGACCGAGGAGGCACGGCCTGTCCCGCTCCAGAAGAGCCGAACTGCAGTTCCCCGTCAGCCACGTGGACCGCCTCCTGCGCGAGGGTTGCTACGCCCACCGCTTAAGCTCATCCACACCTGTGTTCCTGACCGGCATCCTAGAGTACCTGACATCCAACATCCTGGAGCTCGTGGGCCAGGAGGCCTGCAACAGCCACAAGATGCGCATCACCCCCGAGCACATGCAGAAGGCCCTGGGCAACAACCAGTACCTGAGCCAACTCTTTGAGGAGAACACCTACTCCCAGGGGGATGGGATGGTCCAGGCCAGGAAGTGGTCAGGCCCGGGCACTGGGGCCGACAGCCGCATCTAGTCGCCAGAGCCAACAGCCTCGTCTAGTCGCCAGAGCGGCACGCAGATGAGGGGGGCCTGCTCCTCTGGGGGCACCAGCCATTAAAGGGTTGAAGCCCAGGGCCGTGCCTCTGACTAGTTTCTGTCCTTCGAGTCGGCGGGGTCTGTGAGACACCCAGGAGGAGATCTCCCGTGGGGAGCGGAGGGCGGAAGGGGTGATCAGTGTGGGAGGCTGCAGTCCAGCGTTTCAGGGAGGTGTTTCTCTGGGGACTGTTTGGGGGGAAAGGCCCTGGGGGGAGTAGCTGGCTGCAGAGGAGAGATTTCCTCAGGTCTCTGAGCAAGTCAAGGCCTGCGGGCTGAGAGATTGGCAGCGGGTGGGGGGCTTCCCAGGCATGTTGAGTTCCCAGAACCATGGTGGTAACTGGGGAGGTCTCGAAGCTCGTGACTGAGGTGCCAGGagctttattcatgagaagggAACGTGTAGAAGTCAGGAGGTGATGGCAGTGCGGGTGGATGGAGAGGATGGCAGAGCAGTTGACGTGAACTTGATGGCATGAGCTTTACGTGAAGATTGAGGGGCGATGGGGAACCCATGAAGAGGTATACAGAGTGGAACGGTGCTCAGGTTGATTTCATTCACTGATACCCTGCCTCATTCCAGAAAGGGACCTAGGACAGATAATATTAGTGCTGTGATAACATTTTGTGGAGTATGTCCTTGTGTCCTCTCCTCTGGACACTGGTATGTTCATTAGTAACATCAAAGGTATTATCTGGCCTAAGACTTGCAATCCTAGAAGTTTTTAGTGGttattaataattgattgattgattcgagaggaagaggagggaggaggagagggagagagagaatcttaggctccACGTGGAGTCTGACTCGGGGtgcgatctcacaaccctgagatcgtgactggagctgatatcaagagtccaatactaaaccaactgagccactcaggtgccccttagtagatttatttctaaatacacTCCATCATAATCACATTAGCCTCATTCTCAGATGAAACACCTAATCTGTCTATGGCCATATAGTTGATGGAGCGATCTAGACTTATCAGTGTCTGCACATTTGGAGAGATATAAGTATGTTTTCTGTAAGTTCTGTCCCAAGTGGGGGGACTCACAAGTACATGTAATTCTTATAAACAGTCTTGTGTGTTTTAGGTTAAAAATAGTGTCACGTAAAGTGTCTGGCAGTCTGTTCTCTTCCTGTGACTGtcaacatttaacattttctcttgttCATGTATGCTCAGGGCCACCCCCTCTGTTAACCCCTGACATGTCATAGAGGGCTGCTCAGAGGTTGCCCAGGCACCTTCAACAATGGGGTCAGAGGAGCTGGGTTGGCCATCCCAATTCACCACTTTCTGGCCTTGTGATCCTGGACAGTCCTCTATTCTGTCTGAGCAACACTTTCCTAatgtgtgaaatggggataataagaaTTCCTCCATCATTGGATTTTTGCAAAAACATAAAGTTAATGTGTGCCTGTAAACTGCTAcataacacagtgcctggcacagagtgtgCCCTTAACGAATagctgtgtgtgtctctccctttTGGTAGACGAGATGCTTACATGTACTTCCCCAAGTGCTCCTGCACCTGGTTTTCCCATGACTGCTGGGTGCTTGGGCCACTGGCTGTGAAAGCACAGCCTGCTGAGTCCTGTGGAGACACAGAGGAGTGCTCCAATAGAGGAAGAAGCCAGAAGTATGCCTGGGAACCAGACAGGCCTCAGCCTGatttcctctctgctcccctctgcctggtgactcaccctccctctgcctccctccaccatCTGTCTAAGCAGAAAGACTTGGCTTGGCCTGTATCTAATTCACAGAAGTATCCTGAGAATAATAATGTGGAGGTTGGATTTAGAGCTTGTTAGAATATGTGTTTCTATAAATCCAAGAAACCTTTCTTGACATATACTGCCCCTTCAGCCAAGTATTTACAGAAACATTGTCAAGATGTCCAcctcacaaaatttttttttccagatttcatTAGTTTCGTAGTAATACAGTGACAGTCGTTTGAGGTAAGTTCAAGGAGCTACCACAGCCAGCTGTGGCCTCCTTAGcagcttttctctctgccagCATCCTCTCCTTCTGTTTGGCTGGGTATTTCCTGGGATTTTATTGGGCCCCAGGTTGTGACAGTGGTCCTGGTAGGCCTTGGCCACCTGTGCAAACTTCTCTAGCTCCTTGGTAATTTGTTGTAGAGAGCCAGGAAGCCCTCCTAGCCTTAGCCAGGTTTACCTCTTACTCTACTCTTCATGTGAGTTGGCAAGCAGGCCTCTCCCCAGCAACTACCTGTGGAGATTAGCCAGGTTCTGGTCTCCTATAAGTGTAGGAGGCACATCAGCTTCCATGGCCATAAAATGGGGAGGTTGGACGAAGTCATTTTAATGGTCTGCTTGAGGTATATGCACAATTACCAGTCTATGAGCTTTTTCTAAGAACTTCTATACTAACAG
The nucleotide sequence above comes from Canis lupus dingo isolate Sandy chromosome X, ASM325472v2, whole genome shotgun sequence. Encoded proteins:
- the LOC112655080 gene encoding histone H2A-Bbd type 1, with the protein product MSGERGPGHSRRPRRHGLSRSRRAELQFPVSHVDRLLREGCYAHRLSSSTPVFLTGILEYLTSNILELVGQEACNSHKMRITPEHMQKALGNNQYLSQLFEENTYSQGDGMVQARKWSGPGTGADSRI